From the genome of Pelmatolapia mariae isolate MD_Pm_ZW linkage group LG12, Pm_UMD_F_2, whole genome shotgun sequence, one region includes:
- the slc25a37 gene encoding mitoferrin-1 has translation MELCSDRAVATLDMSQNKTKDEEPFNSDGDYESLPPHVSVTTHMTAGAVAGILEHTVMYPVDSVKTRMQSLQPDPNAQYKSVYGALKRIIRTEGIFRPLRGLNITMIGAGPAHALYFACYERVKRSLSDVIQSGGNSHLANGVAGSVATVLHDAVMNPAEVIKQRMQMYNSPYRGLLDCIRTVTYTEGVGAFYRSYSTQLTMNIPFQAVHFITYELMQEQLNPHRHYHPGSHILSGAAAGAVSAAVTTPLDVCKTLLNTQENVALSSMNVSGHLTGMANAFRTVYQLGGLSAFFKGVQARVIYQMPSTAIAWSVYEFFKYFLTKQQLPQEHEAGPRPL, from the exons ATGGAGTTGTGCTCGGACCGTGCGGTGGCAACGCTGGATATGTCGCAGAACAAAACCAAAGACGAGGAGCCTTTCAACAGTGACGGGGACTACGAGAGCTTGCCACCTCATGTCTCCGTGACGACCCACATGACAGCGGGAGCAGTGGCTGGCATACTGGAGCACACAGTGATGTACCCCGTGGACTCTGTCAAG ACAAGGATGCAGAGCCTGCAACCCGACCCAAATGCACAGTACAAGAGTGTGTACGGGGCTCTGAAAAGGATCATCCGGACTGAGGGGATCTTCAGGCCGCTGAGAGGTCTCAACATCACTATGATTGGAGCGGGGCCTGCCCATGCACTCTACTTTGCCTGCTACGAACGAGTGAAACGCTCACTGAGCGACGTCATTCAGAGCGGCGGTAACAGCCATTTAGCCAATG GTGTGGCAGGTAGTGTGGCAACTGTTCTTCATGATGCAGTCATGAATCCAGCTGAAG TGATAAAGCAGAGGATGCAAATGTACAACTCTCCGTATCGAGGACTTTTGGACTGCATCCGAACTGTAACATATACTGAAGGCGTTGGCGCCTTCTACCGCAGCTACAGCACACAACTGACCATGAACATCCCCTTCCAGGCTGTTCACTTTATCACCTACGAACTGATGCAGGAGCAGTTAAACCCTCACAGACATTACCACCCCGGTAGCCACATATTGTCAGGCGCAGCAGCAGGAGCCGTTTCCGCAGCAGTTACTACTCCGCTCGATGTCTGCAAAACACTGCTCAACACACAAGAGAACGTAGCGCTCAGCTCCATGAACGTCAGCGGCCACTTGACCGGTATGGCGAACGCTTTCAGGACGGTGTACCAGCTCGGTGGTCTGTCAGCCTTCTTCAAAGGGGTCCAAGCTCGGGTTATATACCAGATGCCCTCCACCGCCATCGCCTGGTCGGTGTACGAGTTCTTTAAGTACTTCCTGACAAAGCAGCAGCTGCCTCAGGAGCATGAGGCGGGACCTCGCCCTCTCTAA